A genome region from Schistocerca americana isolate TAMUIC-IGC-003095 chromosome 1, iqSchAmer2.1, whole genome shotgun sequence includes the following:
- the LOC124609756 gene encoding putative gustatory receptor 2a, with product MGAIRRQLLRSVRPPLHREAELEEAATSGARRWVAEGGLWWLQHARLALHRVVRLCGQHFVLSLSLSFLNRLLQLVCTSYISVLLANNWQYLSFGLRALAAAIGVLLVVEASFLLALCWACSSAQDRAVRVGLVLDKIQSLLGPSVTSSSLQLAVENLRFSAAGFFDLDLRLFVALIGTSVTYVIILVQFRK from the coding sequence ATGGGCGCCATCCGCAGGCAGCTGCTGAGGAGTGTGCGGCCGCCGCTGCACAGGGAGGCGGAGCTGGAGGAGGCGGCGACCTCCGGAGCGcggcggtgggtggcggagggcggGCTGTGGTGGCTGCAGCACGCCAGGCTGGCCCTCCACCGCGTTGTCCGCCTCTGCGGTCAACACTTTGTGCTCTCGCTGTCGCTGTCCTTTCTCAACCGCCTGCTCCAGCTCGTCTGCACCAGTTACATCTCCGTGCTCTTGGCGAACAACTGGCAATACCTCTCGTTCGGATTACGTGCCCTTGCCGCTGCGATCGGTGTTCTGTTGGTGGTTGAAGCCAGCTTTCTGCTAGCTCTGTGCTGGGCGTGCTCGTCTGCTCAGGATAGAGCGGTCAGAGTTGGCTTGGTGCTGGACAAGATTCAGTCCCTGCTGGGGCCCAGTGTTACGTCAAGTTCTCTCCAATTGGCAGTAGAGAATCTGCGTTTTTCCGCTGCAGGCTTCTTTGACTTAGATCTACGTTTATTTGTTGCTCTTATTGGTACGAGTGTCACATATGTTATAATACTTGTACAGTTTCGCAAATAA